The Arthrobacter sp. PM3 genome contains the following window.
TCCGGGACGGAGAGTTCCGGGCGCGCCACCGAGGCGATCGAGCGTGCCCGGTGGCTGAAGGTGTGTCCGTTCCAGATCCGGCGCTGCGCCTTGTGGACCAGACGCTGGGCGTAGTCCGGGTTGGCAGTCAGCGCGCGGAGCAGATGCGTGGCGTCTTCCCGGTTGGCCGCCGTCGGGATTTCCTTGTCCGGGAAGAACTCGGCGATCGCCGCGCTGGGCGTCGACACAACGCACGACCCTGCGGCGGTGATCTCGAAAATCCGGCGGGCGCACATGGACGGCGAGTCGGTGACGGAGTTGACGTTGAGGAAGACCTTGTACGCCTTGTAGGCGGTCAGCATCTGCTTGTAGGACAGCGACCCCACGACGTGCTTCTTCAGGACGCCGGGGAACTGATACTGCGGTTCGCCACCGAGCTGACGGGAGAAGATCTCGAAGCCGGGCCGTTTCCCGGGTGTCGCGTCAACGGCCGCCCCGAGCAGGTAGTCCATCTGGCGGCGCCGGTCCTCGTACTTGTGCGCAAAGTACATGCCGGCGAACGCTATCTCTCGGGCGTGCCAGCCATGCCGCGGCCTGGCCGGGTTGTGGATCCGGGGCTGCGCGGCAAACGGCAGAACGGAAACCCGGTCATGGCCAAGGTCCGCCCGGTAGCGGGGCAGCATGTTGGCATCGGTGGTGAAGACGTGGTCGAAGAGCTTCGCAGCGGGCAGGAAGTCCTCGTAGTGCGGCGGGTCTTCCTTGTTCCAGAACACGGCCGGGAGCCCGGCCGCCCGGCACCCCTCCACCAGCTGGACGAACACCGGAGACGGCCCTGCCGGGCCGGTGATCTTGCCCCGCCACAGTCCGGCGTTGCCGGCCCAGGCGGATTCGATGACGACAAAGTCCAGGGCCTCGTCGCGCAGCTGCTCTTCCCAGCTGTCCGGCCTCAGCGCCACCACGGACCACTCGGCGGAAAACGCTGCCGCGGAGAAGTCATCCATGATGATGCCGACGCGGAGCTGCGGATTCCGCGGCCCGGCGACCCCAACGGCCGCTTCCCGGAAAACCAGGCGGCGGCCGCGGCCCAGGCCGCGCCATGCGCCCTCCGCGCCGCGGACACCGGACAGGCTGGCCTCGTCACGCTCCGCACCGCTGCGGTGCAGGTAGCTCTTGACCTGCGTCATGCCGCCTTGGCGGGCGTGCCACAGCGCGCGGCGCCAGTACGCCGTCTTGTCTCGAAAACCCATTGACTACCTGGCCCGCTTCCAGCCGTTGGGAAGCAGGGTGGTGCGCATTTCGGGCAGGCTCGCCATCAGCTCAGCGCGGATCTGGCGGCCGTAGTCTGCGTTGCCCTCGTTCATGCGCCAAATGAAGTTCCGGTATTCCTTGGCTACCTC
Protein-coding sequences here:
- a CDS encoding glycosyltransferase; the protein is MGFRDKTAYWRRALWHARQGGMTQVKSYLHRSGAERDEASLSGVRGAEGAWRGLGRGRRLVFREAAVGVAGPRNPQLRVGIIMDDFSAAAFSAEWSVVALRPDSWEEQLRDEALDFVVIESAWAGNAGLWRGKITGPAGPSPVFVQLVEGCRAAGLPAVFWNKEDPPHYEDFLPAAKLFDHVFTTDANMLPRYRADLGHDRVSVLPFAAQPRIHNPARPRHGWHAREIAFAGMYFAHKYEDRRRQMDYLLGAAVDATPGKRPGFEIFSRQLGGEPQYQFPGVLKKHVVGSLSYKQMLTAYKAYKVFLNVNSVTDSPSMCARRIFEITAAGSCVVSTPSAAIAEFFPDKEIPTAANREDATHLLRALTANPDYAQRLVHKAQRRIWNGHTFSHRARSIASVARPELSVPETPAQVSVLVSSFRPQQLQHVIAGVGAQQGVDVQLVYLTHGFEIDQAAFREQCRLAGITDGVLLHEPQQTTLGECLNALVAHADGEFATKWDDDDLYSPLYLGDQVHAMMYSEAEVVGKRAHYMHLAGAGATILRNPQLEHRYVEAVSGPTIFAATETFRRFPFGQLQRGEDSRFLSDVIESGARIYSADRFNYCQMRGADVASHTWPITNEELLATSKIQFFGSPEDHILV